TAGGCGAGGCACAGCAGCGGTATAAAAATCGTCGTATAAAAGAGCGCCGTCGACATCGACACGAGACCCTGCTTCACCGCGTAATCATTCACCGACGCGGCGGTGACCGAACCAGAAATGCCGGTGGCCTCTTCGGGGGCGACAATGCCGGCAAACGCGGCACACTTAAAGACGAGCAGCGAGGTGACGATGCCTGCGGTCAGACTCTTGAAGTTCAGCGCCTGCGAAAATGCCTGCGACATGATGCCCGACGCTTTTTGCGAATTCTGCGCGATGATATAGATGGCGAGTATAATTAAGAGGCTGGTGACAACAGGCGAAACGACTGCAGCAACCTTGCCGACGCGCTTTAGACTGCCGACTGCCATGATGAGACCCGTGATGACAATCAGCGTCGGCGCCCATCTGTTCGAAAAAATATTCTCGCCGAGTTTCATAGGTGCGGTCGTCTTTTCAGGGTTCGCATAGAATTGCTGCCACAGGTCGGCCTGCGCCAGTGCGCCCCAGAGAAGCACGACTGCGACTGCGAGCAGTGCATAGGCCTTACCGCCGTTCACGCCCCAAAAAGTTGTTCTGATGATATCGCGCGCGCCGCCGAGCCAGACGTAGTCGGTCTTTTCGCGGTAGCTGACCGCGAGCGTGCCGGTTGCGAAGCGCAGCGAGGCGAGCAAAATGCCAAAAAGCGCGACCCAGACGAGCGAAGCCGCACCGCCCCAGAGTACAATCACCGGAATTCCCAACAGAATGGCGGCATTTGCCTGAATGCTGCCCGCGAGAAACATCGCCCTGCGGTTATTGATTTCGCCCGCGCGCTGTGCCTTCGTGAGGGTCGTGCCTTCGTCTTCTTTGCCGAGCCCGGCAAGCGCAATGCGAAAGCCGTAAATGACATAGCGCAGCGGCAAAAACCGCAAATACAGCGTGTATGCGGCAGAGGTGAAGATAAGCAGAATGAGCACCGCAAGCGAGAGATAGGCTTCAAGGCTGACCATGCTTCTCTATCCGCGAAAAACAGCCGCGCCGGCAAGCAATATAGGTACCCTGCTGCCGCTTGCGCGGCAGCAGGGTCATGTGGGCAATTTTAAAGTTGACGCTTTGTTCAAATAACGCAGCGCACAATTATGTCCAAGGAATTCTATACAGAAACAGACCTGTCAAACTTCGCCGAATGCCAGCGCCTCGCGTACGACGCGGTGGTCGCCACGGCCAAGCGCCTCACCGCAGGTGTTACAGAGCGTGAGGCGGCGCAGATGATCGATGAAGAGGTGCGCGCGCGCGGCATGAGCCGCTACTTTCACGCGCCGTTCGCCTGGTTCGGCAGCCGCACCGCGTTTCAGGGCATCGACCGGCCGCTCGACACGCGAGCGTTTCCCTCGAAACTTCTACCTCCTCATTTTGGCCAAAAGTTCATGCCGACCGAAACCCGCCTTGAAGAGGGTATGGGCGTGATTCTCGACGTCGCGCCGATTCTGAATGACTGCTCGGCCGATGTCGGTTATGCATTTGCATTCGGCCGCAACGAACGCATCGAAAAGGCACTCGACGATCTCGCGGTTTTCAGGCCGCTTATTCTTGCGGGTGTCTGCAAAGAGAAAACCATGGCAGAAATCTATGAGGATGTAGAAGCGGCACTCATGGATCTCGGCTACGAAAACTGCCACGCCAAATACCCGCAGGGCGTTCTCGGCCACAAGGTCGGCAAGATACCCACACGCTTAATACCGCGTATTCCCGTCATGCGCTTTGAAGTCTCGACGTTTCTTTATCTCGCGTCAGAAGAACTTTCACGCCTTATTAATCCGTGGGACAACCACACAGCGCTTTGGAGCGCCGATTCACGCGTGAGCGCCGACCCGGGACTCTGGGCAGTTGAACCGCACATCGGTATGCTGCATCATGGGCGCGTAGACGCGCCGTCGGTCACCGGACTCGGCCGAGCCAAGGATGGCGAAAGGCCGAGCGAGGATTTTGGTGTCAAATGGGAAGAAATTATCCACGTCACCGAAAACAACGCCTATTACCTCGACGACAATCTGCCGCATGTCAACCGCTGGGCCGAACGCCAGGTAGCAGTCTGATTCATTAAACGGAGAAACTATGGAACGTAAATCACCCGAACAGATCAAACTCCACCGCATCGACGTGCAGTTCGACGAAACGCTGCCGAACCACTGGTTCGGGGGTAATGCCTTTCTGACGCACATGCTCAACACATGGACGGCGATTTTTCCCGATGCCGAGCGCTATTTCGTACGCTGGTCGAAGAAGGCGCTTGCCGAGGTCACCGACCCTAAAATCAAAAAAGACATTCAAGGCTTTATCGGGCAAGAGACGATGCACGCGACGCAACACGAAAAGCTGTGGAGTGTTCTGAAAGCGCAGGGCTATAACCTCGACCCGGTAGTCTGGGTCGTCGGCAAGGTGGCGTTTGAATGGCTCGAAAGTGTGATACCCGACAAAACCAATTACGCGCTTGTGGCCGGGCTCGAGCATTTCACCGCGATGTTCGGCGAGATCTATTTCGAAAACCCCGAACTCGTGAACCAGATGCACCCCGAGATGAAGCGCCTATTCGAGTGGCATGCGGCAGAAGAGGTCGAGCACAAGGCAGTCGCCTACGACCAGCTGCTCGCGATCGATGACAGCTATGCACTGCGCACCGGCGTCATGAATGTGGCCGTCGTGGGCTTCTACCTCATCACGCTAGGCAATACGCTCTATTTCATGGCGCAGGATAAATCACTCTTCAAAGCCAAAGAATGGCTGACGATGTTCGATGTCTTTTTTGGAAAATACGATCTGGCGAGAAAAACGGTGGTGAAGTTTTTGGAGTATTACAAACCCGACTTTCACCCCTGGGATAACCAGAATTACCATCTGGCGCAGCCGACGCTGGCGAAATATGAAAAGAGAGCATCGTGAGCGCGTAGCGCTCACGATGCTCGTTTTGAAATTAACAGGTTATTTCAACATCAACTCGACGCCGATGTAAAGTAAGATAGTCAGCAAGAAACCCATGTGAATTACACCCTTGACTGATTCAAGGGGTTTGAATGTGACCGGTTTTTTCGCCGGGTCATTTGACGTAAAAAGGGCGTTTGCCTCGATCAGCAGAAGCACGACAGTCGTAACGATAAGCCAGGCGTTAAGCTTTTCTGCTGTAATACCAGGTAGAATCAGGTTATTTGCCGCTGCCATATAGAATAGCATTGGTATTGAAAGAAAGGTGTTAGTCCGCGATGCGAGAAATGCGCGTCTTGCCATTTGCGGTACGCCATCGATTTTTTCGCCGTTTGCTGCTGCGATGATTTTTTTCTGGCGTGGCCAGATAACAAACCAGACATTAACGAACATGATTGTCGCAAACATGAAGCCTGGATAAATTTTTGCGAACCAAATATTCCACGATGGATCACCGACGATACGACCACTTATCGGGTCAAAACCTTTCAAGCCAATTAGCCCGAGACCCGTGAGAAATGTCAGAAGTGCCCCGTAGCGAAAGTACCACATGACTTTGGGGAAAAGCTTTTGTTTTGCAGCGGTTTGTCCGGCTGCGTCGAGCGCGGCTACGTATCCACCTTGTACAAAGTTAAGGTACCAAAGTACACCTATCCAAAGGACTCCACCG
The sequence above is a segment of the Turneriella parva DSM 21527 genome. Coding sequences within it:
- a CDS encoding M24 family metallopeptidase, translating into MSKEFYTETDLSNFAECQRLAYDAVVATAKRLTAGVTEREAAQMIDEEVRARGMSRYFHAPFAWFGSRTAFQGIDRPLDTRAFPSKLLPPHFGQKFMPTETRLEEGMGVILDVAPILNDCSADVGYAFAFGRNERIEKALDDLAVFRPLILAGVCKEKTMAEIYEDVEAALMDLGYENCHAKYPQGVLGHKVGKIPTRLIPRIPVMRFEVSTFLYLASEELSRLINPWDNHTALWSADSRVSADPGLWAVEPHIGMLHHGRVDAPSVTGLGRAKDGERPSEDFGVKWEEIIHVTENNAYYLDDNLPHVNRWAERQVAV
- a CDS encoding metal-dependent hydrolase; the encoded protein is MERKSPEQIKLHRIDVQFDETLPNHWFGGNAFLTHMLNTWTAIFPDAERYFVRWSKKALAEVTDPKIKKDIQGFIGQETMHATQHEKLWSVLKAQGYNLDPVVWVVGKVAFEWLESVIPDKTNYALVAGLEHFTAMFGEIYFENPELVNQMHPEMKRLFEWHAAEEVEHKAVAYDQLLAIDDSYALRTGVMNVAVVGFYLITLGNTLYFMAQDKSLFKAKEWLTMFDVFFGKYDLARKTVVKFLEYYKPDFHPWDNQNYHLAQPTLAKYEKRAS
- a CDS encoding urate hydroxylase PuuD, whose protein sequence is MDITIFADHGTFLFRYFHIIGGVLWIGVLWYLNFVQGGYVAALDAAGQTAAKQKLFPKVMWYFRYGALLTFLTGLGLIGLKGFDPISGRIVGDPSWNIWFAKIYPGFMFATIMFVNVWFVIWPRQKKIIAAANGEKIDGVPQMARRAFLASRTNTFLSIPMLFYMAAANNLILPGITAEKLNAWLIVTTVVLLLIEANALFTSNDPAKKPVTFKPLESVKGVIHMGFLLTILLYIGVELMLK